The following proteins are co-located in the Candidatus Woesearchaeota archaeon genome:
- a CDS encoding ribonuclease H-like domain-containing protein, with product MIRNSFVFLDKIGLTKEKLIWQSGVRHWDDFLRAGSVSGIGKARKFYYNMQVRNAEKELEKDNSCFFADRMPKSEMWRLYETFKDDALFLDIETTEHYGDITVIGMYDGKESNFMVRGFNLDKDKFYAYLEQFKLIITYNGLSFDQPVIERYFGKKFTKIPHLDLRHACARIGLVGGLKTVERTLGIDRDEEVANVMGSDAIYLWSMWKATGKREYLDRLIRYNEYDIVNLKPIAEHVCSELSQTLNALSPQHL from the coding sequence ATGATAAGGAACTCATTTGTATTTCTGGACAAGATTGGCCTGACAAAGGAAAAACTCATATGGCAGAGCGGGGTCAGGCACTGGGACGATTTCCTGAGGGCGGGAAGCGTATCAGGGATAGGCAAAGCAAGGAAATTCTATTACAATATGCAGGTCAGGAATGCAGAGAAAGAGCTTGAAAAGGATAACTCATGCTTCTTTGCAGACAGGATGCCCAAATCAGAGATGTGGAGATTATATGAAACTTTCAAGGATGATGCGCTCTTCCTGGATATAGAGACCACAGAACATTATGGAGACATCACAGTGATAGGGATGTATGACGGAAAGGAAAGCAATTTCATGGTGCGCGGATTCAATCTTGACAAAGATAAATTCTATGCCTATCTAGAGCAGTTCAAGCTGATAATAACATATAACGGACTGAGCTTTGACCAGCCAGTCATCGAGAGATATTTCGGCAAGAAATTCACAAAGATACCTCATCTTGACCTGCGGCACGCATGTGCAAGGATAGGATTGGTCGGCGGACTGAAGACAGTTGAAAGAACCCTTGGTATAGATAGAGATGAGGAAGTTGCAAATGTGATGGGAAGCGATGCAATATATCTCTGGAGCATGTGGAAGGCAACAGGAAAAAGAGAATACCTGGACAGGCTGATCAGATACAATGAATATGACATCGTGAACCTCAAGCCAATAGCAGAGCATGTCTGCTCTGAATTGAGCCAAACACTAAATGCCCTAAGCCCACAACATTTATAA
- a CDS encoding endonuclease III: MRETKEQKKKRIAKIIILLSKNHGNTMLARLSHMGAYKSLISTILSARARDETTEVLAKELFRKYRTMKSLADAPLPQLEKDIKKSGFYKQKARRIKEVSQIILTKHRGKVPETMEELTALPGVGRKTAGCVLVYAFGKQAIPVDTHVHRISNRLGLVETKAPEKTEQELMKLVPKNRWHLVNDLLVNHGKTICNPITPSCSRCEISKLCPRKKVTRWK; this comes from the coding sequence ATGAGAGAGACCAAAGAACAGAAAAAGAAGAGGATAGCGAAGATTATAATTCTCCTCAGCAAAAATCATGGGAACACGATGCTAGCCAGGCTTTCCCATATGGGTGCATATAAATCCCTCATCAGCACAATACTCAGCGCAAGGGCAAGAGATGAAACAACAGAAGTTCTCGCAAAAGAGCTGTTCAGGAAATACAGGACAATGAAATCTCTGGCAGATGCGCCGCTCCCTCAACTGGAAAAGGATATCAAGAAGAGCGGATTCTACAAGCAGAAAGCCAGACGGATCAAAGAAGTTTCTCAGATAATCCTGACAAAGCACAGAGGAAAAGTTCCAGAGACAATGGAAGAGCTGACTGCGCTTCCCGGAGTGGGCAGGAAGACAGCAGGGTGCGTGCTCGTGTATGCGTTCGGCAAACAGGCGATACCTGTCGACACACATGTGCATAGGATATCAAACAGGCTGGGTCTTGTCGAGACAAAGGCTCCTGAGAAGACAGAGCAGGAGCTCATGAAGCTCGTGCCTAAGAACAGATGGCACCTGGTGAATGACCTCCTGGTCAATCATGGAAAGACAATATGCAATCCAATCACGCCTTCATGCTCAAGATGCGAGATATCAAAACTATGCCCAAGAAAGAAAGTTACGAGGTGGAAATGA
- a CDS encoding alanyl-tRNA editing protein: MAKALYMDDSYMKEFDAKVTDADGKNIELDQTAFYPESGGQPADHGKLVKEGVEYMVLHTKKDKGRIVHEVDREGLSVGDEVHGVIDWERRYRLMRSHTAAHVVSGMFSKTTEAKITGNQLGLDKIRIDFNLENFDREVIESLITRSNELIHKNLDIKAYGMPREEVEKNPDMVKLAAGLPPGIKVLRIVEIDGFDSQPDGGTHVRNTSEVGELEILKMENKGASNRRVYIRLKE, translated from the coding sequence ATGGCCAAAGCCCTCTATATGGATGATTCATACATGAAGGAATTCGATGCAAAGGTCACTGATGCAGACGGGAAGAACATCGAGCTTGACCAGACAGCGTTCTATCCTGAATCTGGAGGCCAGCCGGCTGACCACGGAAAACTGGTCAAGGAGGGCGTCGAGTACATGGTATTGCACACAAAGAAGGACAAAGGAAGGATTGTCCATGAAGTGGACAGGGAAGGGCTTTCTGTCGGCGATGAAGTGCATGGGGTGATTGACTGGGAAAGGAGATACAGGCTGATGAGGAGCCATACAGCAGCACATGTCGTCTCAGGGATGTTCTCCAAGACAACAGAGGCCAAGATTACAGGCAACCAGCTGGGGCTCGACAAGATCAGGATAGACTTCAATCTCGAGAACTTCGACAGGGAAGTGATAGAATCCCTGATCACAAGATCAAATGAGCTGATACACAAGAACCTTGATATCAAAGCATATGGGATGCCCCGTGAAGAGGTCGAGAAGAATCCAGACATGGTCAAACTGGCTGCAGGACTGCCGCCGGGGATCAAGGTGCTGCGCATCGTCGAGATAGATGGATTCGACAGCCAGCCAGATGGCGGAACGCATGTCAGGAACACATCAGAAGTGGGCGAGCTCGAGATACTGAAGATGGAGAACAAAGGAGCGAGCAACAGAAGGGTTTATATCAGGCTGAAGGAGTAG